In the genome of Desulfuromonas sp. DDH964, one region contains:
- a CDS encoding cytochrome c3 family protein, producing MKKLLVATLLVLFAVAPALAVDSVVLPAKNGDVTFNHKAHSETMECKVCHGEGTPAKIELTKDSAHALCKDCHKTKGAGPTKCGDCHKK from the coding sequence ATGAAGAAACTGCTCGTTGCTACCCTGCTGGTCCTGTTTGCTGTTGCCCCGGCTCTCGCCGTCGACAGCGTCGTCCTGCCCGCCAAGAACGGCGACGTCACCTTCAACCACAAGGCTCACAGCGAAACGATGGAGTGCAAGGTCTGTCACGGCGAAGGGACCCCGGCCAAGATCGAGCTCACCAAGGACTCGGCCCACGCCCTGTGCAAGGACTGCCACAAGACCAAGGGTGCCGGTCCCACCAAGTGCGGCGACTGCCACAAGAAGTAA
- a CDS encoding nitrous oxide reductase accessory protein NosL — protein sequence MRGKFLPVFFALLGSLMVVVPATAAEPQPPGKGDRCPTCGMFVAGYPNWVSSMVFKDGSRVFFDGPKDMFRYFFDLGKYRPAGTPDDIEVIFVTEYYSMLSMAATEVYFVSGSDVLGPMGKEIVPVAGLEQARGFMRDHGGAKLMQFNGKALVEVRDAE from the coding sequence ATGCGTGGCAAATTTCTTCCCGTTTTTTTCGCCCTGCTCGGGAGCCTTATGGTTGTTGTCCCGGCTACCGCGGCTGAGCCGCAACCTCCGGGGAAAGGGGACCGCTGTCCGACCTGCGGCATGTTTGTCGCCGGTTATCCCAACTGGGTCAGCTCGATGGTTTTTAAGGATGGCAGCCGCGTCTTCTTTGACGGGCCCAAGGATATGTTCCGCTACTTTTTCGACCTGGGCAAATACCGCCCGGCGGGGACTCCCGACGACATCGAGGTGATCTTTGTCACCGAGTATTATTCGATGCTGAGCATGGCGGCGACGGAGGTCTATTTTGTCAGTGGCAGCGATGTGCTCGGCCCCATGGGGAAGGAGATAGTCCCGGTCGCCGGCCTGGAGCAGGCGCGGGGGTTCATGCGTGACCACGGTGGTGCCAAGCTGATGCAGTTTAACGGCAAGGCCCTGGTCGAAGTGCGGGACGCCGAAT
- the def gene encoding peptide deformylase, whose amino-acid sequence MAVREILLYPDPRLKAVAEPVAAADPSVDALVQDLIDTMVAAGHSVGVAATQIGDGRRVVVVDVSHSKLGRECNHGLLAMINPEVLEGEGQQSMREGCMSVPDYTGNVTRAESIVVQFLDRDGQERVIRASGFEAVAIQHEIDHLDGYLFLDRVSSLKTDLFRRKR is encoded by the coding sequence ATGGCGGTCAGGGAAATTCTGCTTTACCCCGACCCACGGCTGAAAGCGGTGGCGGAGCCAGTGGCAGCTGCGGACCCCAGCGTTGACGCCCTGGTCCAGGATCTGATCGACACTATGGTCGCCGCCGGGCATTCGGTCGGGGTGGCCGCGACCCAGATCGGCGATGGGCGCCGGGTGGTGGTGGTCGACGTCTCCCACAGCAAGCTCGGCCGCGAATGCAACCACGGCCTGCTGGCCATGATCAACCCGGAAGTGCTCGAGGGGGAAGGACAGCAGTCGATGCGCGAGGGGTGCATGAGCGTCCCCGACTATACCGGCAATGTCACCCGTGCCGAGAGTATCGTGGTCCAGTTTCTCGACCGCGACGGGCAGGAGCGGGTGATCCGGGCCAGCGGGTTCGAAGCCGTGGCGATCCAGCACGAGATTGACCACCTCGACGGCTACCTCTTCCTCGACCGCGTCTCCAGCCTCAAGACCGACCTCTTCCGCCGCAAACGCTGA
- a CDS encoding glycine cleavage system protein R: MQHFALTIIGRDRPGIVSQVTEILFRLGCNIADSSCSILGGQFAMILIISHPAYTGRESFGAAFAPLEESGLSVFLRTLKPGGERHPQMTGELCLISVYGSDQPGIVYQVAKELGDRQVNITDLNTKLVGSEERPVYVMMLEAVLPQGVEVDDLSLVMQQLRDRLKVDISIRSITPVEF, from the coding sequence ATGCAGCATTTCGCCCTGACGATCATCGGCCGGGATCGCCCCGGCATCGTCTCCCAGGTCACTGAAATCCTTTTTCGCCTCGGCTGTAACATCGCCGATTCGAGCTGTTCGATTCTCGGCGGCCAATTTGCCATGATCCTGATCATCTCCCATCCGGCCTATACCGGTCGGGAAAGTTTCGGTGCTGCGTTTGCTCCCCTCGAGGAGAGCGGGCTCTCGGTTTTTTTGCGCACGCTCAAGCCCGGCGGCGAAAGGCATCCGCAGATGACCGGTGAGCTCTGCCTGATTTCAGTCTACGGATCGGACCAACCGGGGATCGTCTACCAGGTGGCCAAGGAACTCGGCGACCGTCAGGTCAATATCACCGATCTCAACACCAAGCTGGTGGGGAGCGAGGAACGGCCCGTCTACGTAATGATGCTGGAGGCGGTCCTCCCCCAGGGGGTCGAGGTCGACGACCTTTCCCTCGTCATGCAGCAGCTGCGCGACCGGCTCAAGGTCGATATCAGCATCCGCTCCATTACCCCGGTGGAGTTCTGA